The following proteins are encoded in a genomic region of Pseudodesulfovibrio mercurii:
- a CDS encoding ExbD/TolR family protein translates to MRILRRAQRDESVDINVAPMVDMIFILLIFFLATASFVRESGVDVQRPAAASAETSADEALIIGVTAQGALSIEGERLDIRALRPRMERFVAERPGGPVVVVADRDCPTGITVRVLDACRLAGVRSVSLGARAVKDGYAPAGAAP, encoded by the coding sequence ATGAGAATCCTGCGCCGCGCCCAACGCGACGAGTCCGTGGACATCAACGTCGCCCCCATGGTGGACATGATCTTCATCCTGCTCATCTTCTTCCTGGCCACGGCCAGCTTCGTGCGCGAGAGCGGTGTGGACGTGCAGCGGCCTGCGGCGGCCAGCGCCGAGACCTCGGCGGACGAGGCCCTGATTATCGGGGTCACCGCCCAGGGCGCGCTGTCCATCGAGGGCGAGCGGCTGGACATCCGGGCCCTGCGCCCGCGCATGGAGCGGTTCGTGGCCGAACGCCCGGGCGGGCCCGTGGTCGTGGTCGCGGACCGGGACTGCCCCACGGGCATCACCGTGCGCGTGCTCGACGCCTGCCGTCTGGCCGGGGTGCGCTCGGTCAGCCTGGGGGCGCGGGCCGTGAAGGACGGATACGCTCCGGCCGGGGCGGCCCCATGA
- a CDS encoding energy transducer TonB translates to MTMGKPLIALTGATAVTLAFCLLIPLLGTVRHADAPILRDDPVPVAAMPPETRHPTEAGAPGSMARALPSAPRTPAAPLTLPALQGPSDMPLPALEGEPESLGLSMNAPEGPGAVPAGPGDPVFDQPPRVLTRLDPYYPASARRTGTQGHVLVRALVDEYGRVTETEVVESEPAGVFDEAALKAVRGWTFAPARRRGEPVAVRIDIPIRFRLDR, encoded by the coding sequence ATGACCATGGGCAAGCCGCTGATCGCCCTGACGGGCGCGACGGCCGTGACCCTGGCCTTCTGCCTGCTCATCCCCCTGCTCGGCACGGTGCGCCACGCGGACGCCCCCATACTCCGGGACGACCCCGTGCCCGTGGCGGCCATGCCGCCCGAGACAAGACATCCGACCGAGGCGGGCGCGCCGGGCAGCATGGCCCGCGCCCTGCCGAGCGCGCCCCGGACACCGGCCGCGCCCCTGACCCTGCCAGCCTTGCAGGGACCGTCCGACATGCCCCTCCCGGCCCTGGAAGGGGAGCCCGAGTCCCTGGGATTGTCCATGAACGCGCCCGAGGGGCCTGGAGCCGTGCCCGCCGGGCCGGGCGACCCCGTCTTCGACCAGCCGCCGCGCGTGCTGACCCGGCTGGACCCGTACTATCCGGCGTCCGCCCGGCGCACCGGCACCCAGGGCCACGTCCTGGTCCGGGCCCTGGTGGACGAATACGGCCGGGTGACCGAGACCGAGGTGGTCGAGTCCGAACCGGCGGGCGTGTTCGACGAGGCGGCCCTCAAGGCCGTGCGCGGCTGGACCTTTGCCCCGGCCCGGCGCCGGGGAGAGCCCGTGGCCGTGCGCATCGACATCCCCATACGCTTCAGGCTGGACCGATGA